The Sphingosinithalassobacter sp. CS137 genome includes a region encoding these proteins:
- a CDS encoding DUF6456 domain-containing protein produces the protein MRELVEREIEAVGATPGAPARRGSRRTVTVNAAESPLGWLRARGMVDARQFEAGERLRSDYETAALGPRVTMRWDAAPTARGRRGPDAPLDPTLAQIAAKRRFDAAVAAAGPGLSDVLWRVVCAGEGLPAAEKALGWPARAGKLVLGIALDRLADHYGLG, from the coding sequence ATGCGCGAATTGGTGGAGCGGGAAATCGAGGCGGTTGGTGCGACTCCGGGCGCCCCGGCGCGGCGCGGCAGCCGGCGCACGGTGACGGTGAACGCCGCCGAATCGCCGCTCGGCTGGCTGCGCGCGCGCGGAATGGTGGATGCGCGGCAATTCGAGGCGGGCGAGCGGCTGCGAAGCGACTATGAAACGGCCGCGCTGGGGCCGCGGGTGACGATGCGTTGGGACGCGGCGCCGACGGCGCGGGGGCGGCGCGGTCCGGATGCACCGCTCGATCCGACGCTGGCGCAGATCGCGGCCAAGCGGCGGTTCGATGCCGCGGTGGCGGCCGCAGGACCGGGGCTGAGCGACGTGCTGTGGCGAGTGGTCTGCGCGGGCGAGGGGCTGCCGGCGGCGGAGAAGGCGCTCGGCTGGCCGGCGCGCGCGGGCAAGCTGGTGCTCGGCATCGCGCTCGACCGACTCGCCGATCACTATGGGCTGGGGTGA
- a CDS encoding YidH family protein, whose amino-acid sequence MSNSDGTNGKGEDRTDLADRRTDYAEDRTILANERTFAGWVRTGLAAVGIGVGFHALFGSIEPPWVPRAVASFFVAVGVIIVWSAQYRAWRVLKRLSAHRVEEIPRAYVWLIAVAVTLGGGVLVAGFWLMSDYSGI is encoded by the coding sequence GTGAGCAACAGCGACGGCACCAACGGGAAGGGCGAGGATCGCACCGATCTCGCCGATCGGCGCACCGACTATGCCGAGGATCGCACCATTCTCGCCAACGAGCGCACCTTCGCCGGCTGGGTGCGTACCGGCCTTGCCGCGGTCGGCATCGGCGTCGGCTTCCACGCCCTGTTCGGCTCGATCGAGCCGCCCTGGGTGCCGCGCGCCGTTGCCAGCTTCTTCGTCGCGGTTGGGGTGATAATCGTCTGGAGTGCGCAATATCGCGCCTGGAGAGTGCTCAAGCGGCTCAGTGCACATCGAGTCGAGGAGATTCCCCGCGCCTATGTCTGGTTGATCGCAGTGGCGGTGACGCTGGGCGGCGGCGTATTAGTTGCAGGATTCTGGCTCATGAGCGACTATTCGGGAATCTGA
- a CDS encoding helix-turn-helix domain-containing protein — MITAIREVRRAKGLTLDDVARRCDPPTTAQTIGRLETGTRTVSVAWLNRIAAALEVDAADLVRLPDRPDIAVAAVLDGSGAQAPRRAATVAPPRAEPEMVAVTVTAGIGDYRAGDAIWCERLPPEEFARALNRDVLVPRPAGRFLFGRLIGREDGKLHLLPLGAGARQQVVANPPWIASAVRLVRTL; from the coding sequence ATGATCACTGCCATTCGCGAAGTCCGCCGCGCCAAGGGACTGACGCTCGACGACGTCGCGCGCCGCTGCGATCCGCCCACTACGGCGCAGACGATCGGGCGGCTGGAAACCGGCACCCGCACGGTTTCGGTGGCCTGGCTCAATCGCATCGCCGCCGCGCTTGAGGTCGACGCCGCCGATCTCGTCCGCCTCCCCGATCGCCCCGACATCGCGGTCGCCGCTGTGCTTGACGGTTCGGGAGCGCAGGCGCCGCGCCGCGCCGCCACGGTCGCCCCACCCCGTGCCGAACCCGAAATGGTGGCCGTGACCGTAACCGCCGGGATCGGCGACTATCGGGCCGGGGACGCGATCTGGTGCGAGCGGCTGCCGCCCGAGGAGTTCGCCCGGGCGCTCAACCGCGACGTGCTCGTCCCCCGCCCCGCCGGGCGGTTCCTGTTCGGCCGGCTGATCGGGCGCGAGGATGGCAAGCTCCACCTCCTCCCGCTCGGTGCAGGAGCACGGCAGCAGGTCGTCGCCAACCCGCCATGGATCGCAAGCGCGGTCCGCCTCGTTCGAACGCTGTGA
- a CDS encoding winged helix DNA-binding protein, which yields MEQKMNSGASMSASFSAAGDGYSMAPDALLIADSTPAAEAAAEALALSGMRLRRRIGFAEAEARLAEQVGFDVIAIEGSGVDAALFDGALAAAARSAQAQSAAVVVAIAPDQIDIAAARLLGSGAQLLCDPGTAERVAALLATGHRPSAQLHDASRDGEAARLRRLNEEVARIADTLARLTRGEDADRRGGGLREPGSDYRGPENAGETAGASAQEIRAVIRTRRMRGQFFADELFADPAWDMLLDLFAAELEDRRVSVSSLCIAAAVPPTTALRWIGTMHEAGLFQRNADPNDRRRAYIALSEKGLQAMRAYSAAVKRQGLSLV from the coding sequence ATGGAACAGAAGATGAACTCGGGGGCGAGCATGTCTGCATCCTTCTCGGCCGCTGGCGACGGATACAGTATGGCGCCCGACGCGCTTCTGATCGCCGATTCGACCCCCGCGGCGGAGGCGGCGGCCGAGGCGCTGGCGCTTTCCGGCATGCGGCTGCGAAGGCGGATCGGCTTCGCCGAGGCCGAGGCGCGGCTTGCCGAGCAGGTCGGCTTCGATGTGATCGCGATCGAAGGCAGCGGCGTGGACGCCGCACTGTTCGACGGAGCGCTCGCGGCGGCGGCGCGATCGGCGCAGGCACAGTCGGCGGCCGTGGTGGTGGCGATCGCGCCCGACCAGATCGACATCGCCGCGGCACGGCTGCTCGGTAGCGGGGCGCAACTGCTCTGCGATCCTGGCACGGCCGAGCGAGTGGCGGCGCTTCTCGCCACCGGACACCGTCCGTCCGCGCAGCTCCACGATGCTTCGCGCGACGGCGAGGCGGCGCGGCTTCGGCGGCTGAACGAGGAAGTCGCCCGGATCGCAGACACGCTGGCGCGGCTGACGCGAGGCGAGGATGCCGACCGGCGTGGCGGCGGGCTGCGCGAGCCCGGCAGCGACTATCGTGGGCCGGAGAATGCTGGCGAAACCGCCGGGGCGAGCGCGCAGGAAATCCGCGCCGTGATCCGAACCCGAAGGATGCGGGGTCAGTTTTTCGCCGACGAGCTGTTCGCCGACCCCGCCTGGGACATGCTGCTCGACCTGTTCGCGGCGGAGCTGGAAGACCGGCGCGTCTCGGTGTCGAGCCTGTGCATCGCGGCGGCCGTGCCGCCGACGACGGCGCTGCGCTGGATCGGCACGATGCACGAGGCTGGCCTGTTTCAGCGCAATGCAGATCCGAACGACCGGCGGCGTGCGTATATCGCACTCAGCGAAAAGGGGCTGCAGGCGATGCGCGCCTATAGCGCCGCAGTGAAGCGGCAGGGGCTCTCGCTCGTCTGA